A window of Chitinophaga sp. MM2321 contains these coding sequences:
- a CDS encoding cysteine desulfurase family protein yields MERIYFDNAATTQLDPVVLDAMLPYLTGKFGNPSSIYSFGRETRLAIETARKSVAKILHANPGEIFFTSGGTESSNTAINAAIKDLGCTHIITSPIEHHATLHTVECLHKRDGIALSYVNVLPSGHIDLAHLYDLLKGAEGKCLVTLMHANNEIGNMLDLWEVGEMCKEFNAIFHSDTVQTVGHYPFNLHKTNVHFITGAGHKFHGPKGVGILYINDSVKISPFIQGGSQERNMRAGTENLYGIVGFARALEMATESYEEHRRYISDLRMYMVEQLESHIPGVVFNGDLYGRSLYTVLNVSFPRTDKSEMILFNLDINGICASGGSACSSGASTGSHVISTLNNDPDLVAVRFSFSKNNTREEVDRVVAKLKELI; encoded by the coding sequence TTGGAAAGAATTTATTTTGATAACGCCGCCACCACACAACTTGACCCAGTGGTATTGGACGCTATGCTGCCCTATCTGACCGGAAAATTTGGCAATCCTTCTTCTATCTACTCATTTGGAAGAGAAACAAGACTGGCTATCGAAACTGCACGTAAATCTGTCGCGAAAATCCTTCATGCCAATCCGGGAGAGATCTTTTTTACTTCCGGTGGTACGGAAAGCAGCAACACCGCCATCAATGCGGCTATAAAAGACCTGGGATGCACGCATATCATCACCTCGCCTATTGAGCACCATGCTACCCTGCACACCGTGGAATGCCTGCATAAACGCGATGGTATTGCCCTCTCTTATGTAAACGTATTACCTTCAGGACATATCGATCTGGCCCACCTCTATGACCTGCTGAAAGGCGCCGAAGGGAAATGCCTGGTTACCCTCATGCATGCAAACAACGAAATAGGCAATATGCTGGACCTCTGGGAAGTAGGTGAAATGTGCAAGGAGTTTAATGCCATCTTCCATTCAGACACGGTACAGACTGTAGGGCACTATCCGTTTAATCTGCATAAAACAAACGTACACTTCATTACCGGCGCCGGTCATAAATTTCATGGTCCAAAAGGAGTTGGTATTTTATATATCAATGATAGTGTGAAGATATCCCCCTTCATCCAGGGAGGCAGCCAGGAACGCAATATGCGTGCAGGTACTGAAAATCTGTATGGTATTGTTGGTTTCGCCAGGGCACTGGAAATGGCAACCGAAAGTTACGAAGAACACAGACGCTATATCAGCGACCTGCGTATGTATATGGTAGAACAGCTGGAAAGCCACATTCCCGGTGTTGTTTTCAATGGCGACCTATATGGCCGTAGCCTGTACACGGTACTGAACGTATCTTTCCCCAGAACAGATAAAAGTGAGATGATCCTCTTTAACCTCGATATAAACGGTATTTGTGCCTCTGGTGGCAGCGCCTGTTCTTCCGGCGCCAGTACGGGGTCTCACGTTATCAGTACATTAAATAACGATCCTGACCTGGTGGCCGTACGCTTCTCTTTCTCTAAAAATAATACCAGGGAAGAAGTGGATAGGGTGGTGGCTAAGTTGAAGGAACTAATATGA
- a CDS encoding LytTR family DNA-binding domain-containing protein, with the protein MIKCIAVDDEPLALEIMEDYIRKVPYLTLAGKFENAANALHFLQEEPVDLVFLDIKMPDITGIQFLKSLKYPPMVIFTTAYGEYALDGFNLDVVDYLLKPVPFERFLKAAAKANETMSATQQKGNTVDAAWLNDYIFIKTEYKIIKINLEDILFIEALKDYTKIYTQNLPVLTLRSLKSFETRLPADKFIRVHRSYLVSLNKINSVEKNTVMIANQPIPISDGYRDRFYDVINRNS; encoded by the coding sequence ATGATAAAGTGTATAGCAGTGGACGATGAGCCACTGGCGCTGGAAATCATGGAAGATTATATCCGGAAGGTGCCCTATCTGACCCTTGCAGGCAAATTTGAGAATGCGGCCAACGCATTGCACTTTCTGCAAGAAGAACCGGTAGACCTGGTATTTCTGGATATAAAGATGCCCGACATCACCGGTATCCAGTTCCTTAAGTCATTAAAATACCCGCCCATGGTGATCTTTACCACGGCCTACGGAGAGTATGCACTGGATGGCTTTAACCTGGATGTGGTGGACTATCTGCTCAAACCCGTGCCCTTTGAGCGTTTCCTCAAAGCTGCGGCTAAAGCCAACGAAACAATGTCGGCCACCCAGCAAAAAGGCAACACCGTGGATGCTGCCTGGCTCAATGACTACATCTTTATTAAAACGGAATACAAGATCATCAAGATTAATCTTGAAGATATTCTCTTCATCGAAGCATTGAAAGACTATACGAAAATCTATACGCAAAATCTGCCGGTACTCACCCTGCGCAGTCTCAAATCATTCGAAACCCGGTTGCCCGCCGATAAATTTATCCGCGTACACCGCTCTTACCTGGTATCGCTCAATAAAATAAATTCAGTGGAGAAGAATACCGTCATGATTGCCAATCAACCTATTCCTATCAGTGATGGCTACCGCGATCGGTTCTATGATGTGATCAACAGGAACTCGTAA
- a CDS encoding sensor histidine kinase codes for MMLNFKQILRNRPFIIALHILGWACFLFFPFFIYRIQILHKGFFIKELIDNLFLIAIFYLNIYVLIPRFFNGKKIAIYLSSVILLVTFITVQQAALDFYFFRHFLSRPAMTTMRIDKNNQVQNVTREGFPPFHPRRNRMFRIEAEEGVHAMRAERILVSRGTDSLPIPPPPGSTDNFIVRRDPPYFWEYLLFPEVLRRSGFFALLMLFMSGFIKIAQEWFKSEKQREELKVEKLNAELKFLKSQINPHFLFNCLNTIYSLAHKQSAQTEHAILKLSTIMRYMIYESNEARVLLSQELKYLQDYIDIQRLRLPKDISINYQLTGDAVAWQIEPMLLVPFVENAFKHGISYTEHSFIDIDITIAENMINLIVKNSLFKERVAERGGIGLQNVLKRLEMLYANEHEVNITEAGNQFIVELKIVLKK; via the coding sequence ATGATGCTAAACTTCAAACAGATTCTTAGAAACCGTCCCTTCATCATTGCACTGCACATCCTGGGATGGGCGTGCTTTTTATTTTTTCCTTTTTTTATCTACCGGATTCAGATCCTGCACAAAGGGTTTTTTATCAAAGAACTGATTGATAATCTCTTTCTCATTGCTATTTTCTATCTCAATATTTACGTATTAATTCCGCGTTTTTTCAACGGAAAAAAAATTGCCATTTACCTGAGCAGCGTAATCCTGCTGGTTACCTTCATTACAGTACAACAGGCTGCACTTGATTTTTATTTTTTCAGACACTTTTTATCGCGTCCGGCCATGACGACGATGCGGATAGATAAAAATAATCAGGTACAAAATGTAACACGGGAAGGCTTTCCTCCGTTTCACCCTCGCAGGAATCGCATGTTCAGGATAGAAGCAGAGGAGGGTGTACATGCGATGCGTGCGGAGCGGATACTGGTTTCCCGCGGAACAGATAGTTTGCCGATACCGCCACCACCGGGTAGTACAGACAATTTCATAGTAAGAAGGGACCCGCCTTATTTCTGGGAATACCTGCTGTTTCCGGAAGTATTACGACGATCAGGGTTCTTTGCTTTGCTCATGTTGTTTATGAGTGGCTTTATAAAAATTGCCCAGGAATGGTTTAAGAGCGAAAAACAACGGGAAGAACTGAAAGTAGAGAAACTGAATGCGGAATTAAAATTTTTGAAGTCGCAGATTAATCCTCACTTCCTTTTTAACTGTCTGAATACTATTTATTCGCTGGCACATAAACAATCAGCACAAACAGAGCATGCGATCCTGAAGTTGTCAACCATTATGCGCTACATGATTTATGAGTCCAATGAAGCAAGGGTATTGCTGTCGCAGGAACTGAAATATTTACAGGATTATATTGATATACAGCGGTTGCGGTTGCCCAAGGACATCAGCATTAACTATCAGTTAACCGGCGACGCGGTGGCATGGCAGATAGAACCTATGCTCCTGGTACCTTTTGTGGAAAACGCTTTTAAACATGGCATCAGCTATACAGAACATTCCTTTATCGATATAGATATTACTATTGCGGAAAATATGATCAACTTAATCGTTAAAAACAGCCTCTTTAAAGAGCGGGTCGCAGAAAGGGGAGGAATAGGCTTACAGAATGTATTAAAAAGACTGGAAATGCTTTATGCAAATGAGCATGAAGTAAATATTACAGAAGCGGGAAACCAATTTATTGTTGAGCTTAAAATAGTATTGAAAAAATGA
- a CDS encoding DUF4907 domain-containing protein: MTKRNILIVAGIVLAVLVFVAVKHRTVTPEKSSTAMVSLAVEPFEINGGWGYKVVMDGHPYIYQDVIPGVPGNRVFHSKEDALRVGNAVMEKLVQRKMPAMTQAELVKMQIAEAR; encoded by the coding sequence ATGACTAAACGAAATATCTTAATCGTAGCCGGCATCGTGCTGGCGGTACTGGTTTTTGTAGCCGTAAAACACCGCACAGTCACACCGGAAAAGAGTTCCACCGCAATGGTTTCCCTTGCGGTGGAGCCTTTTGAAATTAATGGTGGCTGGGGATATAAAGTAGTCATGGACGGACATCCCTACATTTACCAGGATGTAATTCCAGGCGTTCCCGGCAACCGGGTATTTCATTCAAAAGAAGATGCCCTGCGCGTAGGGAATGCGGTGATGGAAAAATTAGTACAGCGTAAAATGCCAGCCATGACGCAGGCCGAATTAGTAAAAATGCAGATCGCAGAAGCGCGGTAG
- a CDS encoding kelch repeat-containing protein, translating into MRYLKGYSLLLIASLVACSKDSSTTTLVGNWIKRSEFEGVARSSAASFVIDNKAYIGTGYDGENRLQDFWVYDVDLNQWTQKAAFPGAGRNGAVGIAMAGKGYIGTGYDGLNKLNDFYQYDPAANSWQRKADFAGSARYGAVSFALKDKGFITTGYDGNWLKDNWKYDPTTDSWAQAPSLNTGKRTDASSFVIGNRAYVVMGTANSTFISDFYAYDGDTDNWVQLRAIDNLSDDSYDDSYNFKGSSAAAFAMKGKGYIVSGTTGGLTSAVWEYTPGSDTWVQKTDFEGAARTGAVGFSVKDRGFVVLGTSSSQAFDNMFEFDPTAEYNKND; encoded by the coding sequence ATGCGTTATTTAAAAGGTTATAGTTTATTATTGATCGCTTCTTTGGTGGCCTGCTCTAAGGATTCTTCCACCACCACCCTGGTGGGTAACTGGATCAAACGTTCCGAATTTGAAGGGGTCGCCAGAAGTTCGGCTGCATCTTTTGTGATTGATAATAAAGCCTACATCGGTACCGGCTATGATGGTGAAAACCGGTTGCAGGACTTCTGGGTATATGATGTAGATCTCAACCAGTGGACGCAGAAAGCAGCATTCCCCGGTGCGGGCCGCAATGGCGCGGTAGGTATTGCCATGGCCGGTAAAGGGTATATCGGCACGGGTTACGACGGACTCAACAAACTGAATGATTTTTATCAGTATGATCCTGCTGCCAACAGCTGGCAACGCAAGGCCGACTTTGCAGGCTCTGCACGTTATGGCGCGGTTAGCTTTGCACTGAAAGATAAAGGCTTTATCACTACCGGCTATGATGGTAACTGGTTAAAAGATAACTGGAAATACGATCCCACCACAGATAGCTGGGCACAGGCACCCAGCCTGAACACCGGTAAAAGAACAGATGCTTCTTCTTTCGTGATCGGCAACCGGGCATACGTGGTCATGGGAACGGCCAACTCTACTTTTATCAGCGATTTCTATGCGTATGACGGCGATACAGACAACTGGGTACAGTTGCGTGCTATCGACAATCTTTCTGACGACAGCTATGATGATAGCTACAACTTCAAAGGTAGCAGCGCAGCGGCTTTTGCCATGAAAGGAAAAGGATATATCGTTTCCGGTACCACCGGTGGATTAACCAGTGCGGTATGGGAATACACACCCGGTTCCGATACCTGGGTACAGAAAACAGACTTCGAAGGTGCTGCCCGTACAGGTGCAGTGGGCTTTTCTGTAAAAGACCGCGGCTTTGTAGTACTGGGTACCAGCTCCAGCCAGGCGTTTGATAACATGTTTGAATTTGATCCTACAGCTGAGTATAACAAGAATGACTAA
- a CDS encoding DUF4270 family protein has product MNTTMYHLFFSRFRRSIFKYLPGVLLVAAFSSCEKAGFTYNNVVDNNQATDYILSDTLSLTMKTIRYDSIPTSGAATLLTGIKTDPLFGTTTATSFFQLLQPATIDIPVHGSQYDSMSLIMHPNGYMSGDSTIPQDLRVYRVTEKIQPAKNFYYLYNNSSFSTETNPIGSFTGIIRPGTDKIISVKMSDILGNQLFTMLRDKSPDITASNTFLEFFKGLQVRPGPNSKAVTGFSAEDTSLTMRLYYHTNEIITTVKYVDFKMTTPELQFNQVSTNRTGTPIAALDGTEKELPSTQTGNVAFIQPITGVATRIDLPYLKSLPQLGQYFKLMKVIMTVSPANGSTIGYRLPPNLVLCAVNKTNDVTDTLNYGTLTIDNMYNEHTTYTYDITSYCTAQLTATDNTARGLLLTTSGGEARTTLDRLAIGDQRNTKNKIKIQVYFLLYK; this is encoded by the coding sequence ATGAACACGACCATGTATCATTTATTTTTCAGCCGCTTCCGGCGCAGCATCTTCAAATACCTGCCGGGAGTTTTGCTCGTGGCAGCTTTTTCTTCCTGTGAAAAGGCCGGCTTCACTTACAATAATGTGGTAGATAATAATCAGGCAACAGATTATATCCTTTCTGATACTTTGTCGCTCACCATGAAAACAATCCGGTATGATTCCATACCCACTTCCGGTGCAGCTACGTTGCTCACCGGTATCAAAACAGATCCGTTGTTCGGTACCACCACCGCTACTTCTTTCTTTCAGCTGTTACAACCCGCCACCATTGATATTCCTGTTCACGGATCACAATATGATTCCATGTCGCTGATCATGCATCCCAACGGATATATGTCAGGTGATTCTACTATACCGCAGGATCTGCGCGTGTACCGGGTGACGGAAAAAATTCAGCCGGCAAAAAACTTTTATTATCTCTACAACAACAGTAGCTTTTCTACAGAAACCAATCCCATCGGTAGTTTCACGGGCATTATACGCCCTGGCACCGATAAGATTATTTCGGTCAAGATGTCTGACATCCTGGGCAACCAGCTGTTTACCATGTTGCGCGATAAGAGTCCGGATATTACCGCTTCCAATACTTTCCTCGAATTTTTCAAAGGGCTGCAGGTGAGGCCCGGTCCCAACAGTAAAGCGGTAACAGGCTTTTCAGCGGAGGACACCAGTCTTACCATGCGGTTATATTATCATACCAATGAGATCATCACAACGGTGAAATATGTGGATTTTAAAATGACCACGCCTGAGCTCCAGTTCAACCAGGTGTCCACAAACCGCACCGGTACGCCCATAGCCGCGCTGGACGGCACTGAAAAGGAATTGCCATCTACACAAACAGGGAATGTTGCTTTTATACAGCCTATAACGGGGGTGGCTACACGAATAGATCTGCCGTACCTGAAAAGCCTCCCGCAACTGGGACAATACTTCAAGCTCATGAAAGTGATCATGACGGTATCTCCCGCCAACGGCAGTACAATCGGATACCGGCTACCGCCTAACCTGGTCCTCTGTGCGGTAAATAAAACAAACGATGTAACCGACACCCTCAATTACGGCACGCTGACGATTGACAACATGTATAACGAACATACCACCTACACCTACGACATCACATCGTATTGTACAGCACAGCTAACGGCTACAGACAACACGGCCCGCGGCCTGTTGCTCACCACCAGCGGCGGGGAAGCCAGAACAACACTGGACCGTCTCGCTATCGGCGATCAGCGCAACACAAAAAACAAGATCAAAATACAGGTGTACTTCCTGTTGTATAAATAA
- a CDS encoding GH1 family beta-glucosidase — MQQTAIPFTRKDFGDDFLWGVTISAFQNEGASEQDGKGASIWDTFSRRKGKIKDKNHALVACDFYNRYTQDILLAKLLGFTVFRFSLSWSRIMPNGTGSVNQAGLDYYHRVIDACLEVGLEPYVTLYHWDLPQALENKGGWCHRGVIFAFEEYVRVCARAFGNKVKNWIVLNEPFGFTALGYMLGVHAPGKFGLSYFLPAVHHVALAQAEGGRVLREEVAGANIGNALSCSQIIPYTNKEKDMQAARRADALFNRLFLEPALGMGYPVQDFPLLKRIERRYALWRDWDRLAFDFDFIGIQNYFPLVVKHNPFMPVVKISEVKARSRNVPVTALGWEINGNGLYEILKQFAACKGVKKLIVTEGGAAFNDVREEDGNIHDTARIAYFREYLAAVLKARQEGIPVDGYFAWTLTDNFEWTEGYRARFGLVHINFDTQQRTIKDSGYWFRNL, encoded by the coding sequence ATGCAACAAACTGCCATACCCTTTACGCGAAAGGATTTCGGCGATGATTTCCTCTGGGGAGTCACGATTTCCGCGTTTCAGAATGAAGGCGCCAGTGAGCAGGATGGTAAAGGCGCCTCTATCTGGGATACCTTCTCCCGGCGTAAAGGAAAGATCAAAGATAAAAACCATGCACTGGTAGCATGTGATTTCTACAACAGGTATACACAGGATATTCTGCTGGCTAAACTGCTGGGCTTCACCGTATTCCGTTTCTCCTTGTCGTGGTCGCGCATCATGCCAAACGGCACAGGCAGCGTGAACCAGGCGGGGCTCGACTACTACCACCGGGTGATAGATGCCTGCCTGGAAGTGGGACTGGAGCCGTATGTGACCCTGTATCACTGGGACCTGCCGCAGGCGCTTGAAAACAAAGGCGGCTGGTGTCACCGGGGAGTGATATTTGCTTTCGAAGAATATGTGCGCGTTTGTGCCCGTGCTTTTGGCAATAAAGTCAAGAACTGGATTGTTTTAAACGAACCTTTTGGTTTTACGGCGCTGGGCTATATGCTGGGTGTGCATGCACCGGGAAAGTTTGGTCTTTCTTATTTTTTGCCGGCCGTGCATCATGTGGCGCTGGCACAGGCGGAGGGTGGCCGTGTACTCAGGGAAGAAGTAGCCGGCGCCAATATCGGCAATGCCTTGTCTTGTTCACAGATCATTCCATATACAAACAAAGAAAAGGATATGCAGGCTGCACGCCGTGCTGATGCGCTGTTTAATCGTTTGTTCCTGGAACCTGCGCTGGGAATGGGTTACCCGGTACAGGACTTCCCCCTGCTCAAACGTATTGAACGCCGCTACGCTTTGTGGCGTGACTGGGACCGGCTGGCCTTTGATTTTGATTTTATCGGGATACAGAATTATTTTCCACTGGTGGTAAAACACAATCCCTTTATGCCGGTGGTAAAGATTTCAGAAGTAAAAGCCCGGTCTAGGAATGTGCCGGTTACCGCCCTGGGGTGGGAAATTAATGGTAACGGCCTCTATGAAATACTGAAACAGTTTGCTGCCTGTAAGGGGGTGAAAAAGCTCATCGTTACAGAAGGAGGTGCAGCGTTTAATGATGTACGGGAAGAGGACGGCAACATCCATGATACCGCCCGCATAGCGTACTTCCGGGAATACCTCGCCGCCGTACTGAAAGCACGGCAGGAAGGCATTCCTGTAGACGGCTATTTCGCCTGGACACTCACCGATAATTTTGAATGGACGGAAGGCTACCGCGCCCGTTTCGGATTGGTACACATAAATTTCGACACACAGCAAAGAACCATAAAGGACTCCGGATATTGGTTCCGCAACCTGTAA
- a CDS encoding formylglycine-generating enzyme family protein: MLRSNQFINICVLLGLTGLSACGVNSGTKDKQAVATTETDTLNKMVLIPGGTFSMGADDSTGIADEYPKHSVQVDSFWMDEHEVTNQEFAAFVAATGYVTTAEKPITKEELMASMPPGSPEPDSSMMAAGALIFTPPDHAVPFNDVSQWWSFEPGANWKHPNGVGKDVPNNDRLPVTQVSWLDAQAYAKWAGKRLPTEAEWEYAARGGLSGQLYPWGNEALTSGKPKANTWNGNFPYHNTETDGFYGTAPVKSYSPNSYQLYDMSGNVWEWCADWYDANYYAQGENGVVNPAGPAKGFDPEDPSADKRVIRGGSYMCSDEYCRGYRVSARMKTTPESGLANLGFRCARSVGDRGSK, from the coding sequence ATGTTAAGAAGTAACCAATTTATCAATATTTGTGTACTGCTGGGATTAACAGGCCTGAGTGCCTGCGGTGTCAACAGCGGAACAAAGGACAAGCAGGCCGTGGCAACAACGGAAACGGATACACTGAATAAGATGGTACTCATTCCGGGTGGCACCTTCAGTATGGGAGCGGACGACAGCACCGGCATCGCGGATGAATACCCCAAACACAGTGTGCAGGTGGATAGTTTCTGGATGGATGAACACGAAGTGACCAACCAGGAATTTGCGGCCTTCGTAGCCGCCACAGGGTATGTGACCACGGCGGAAAAACCTATTACCAAAGAAGAACTGATGGCGAGTATGCCCCCCGGTTCTCCGGAACCGGATAGCAGCATGATGGCAGCAGGCGCACTGATATTCACCCCTCCTGATCATGCGGTACCTTTTAATGATGTATCACAATGGTGGAGTTTTGAACCCGGCGCTAACTGGAAGCATCCCAATGGGGTGGGTAAAGACGTGCCCAACAACGACCGGCTGCCCGTAACGCAGGTATCGTGGCTGGATGCACAGGCTTATGCCAAATGGGCCGGCAAGCGGCTGCCTACAGAAGCAGAATGGGAATATGCCGCGCGGGGCGGCCTGTCCGGACAACTATACCCCTGGGGGAATGAAGCCCTCACCAGCGGCAAACCAAAAGCCAATACCTGGAATGGCAACTTTCCTTATCACAATACCGAAACTGATGGCTTTTATGGTACAGCACCTGTGAAATCGTATAGTCCTAATAGTTACCAGTTGTATGATATGTCGGGGAATGTATGGGAATGGTGTGCAGACTGGTATGATGCCAACTACTATGCACAGGGAGAAAACGGTGTCGTGAACCCGGCTGGTCCGGCCAAAGGTTTTGACCCCGAAGATCCGTCGGCGGACAAACGGGTGATCAGAGGTGGTTCCTACATGTGCAGTGATGAGTATTGCCGGGGTTACCGCGTATCAGCACGTATGAAAACAACCCCCGAATCGGGCCTGGCTAATCTTGGTTTCCGGTGCGCACGTTCAGTGGGGGATCGCGGAAGTAAGTAA
- a CDS encoding thioredoxin domain-containing protein, translated as MASLIPPVNSHDHIAGGTSAATELVEYGDFQCPYCAAAFLIVKEVQQRAGETLKFVFRNFPLSESHEYAMDAALAAEAASRQGKYWEMFDALYSHQQLFSETLFSRLAKELDLDPEKFREDMEDNTLLSKVEADFESGVRSGVNGTPTFFINGKRYNGDYSLLTSAIPH; from the coding sequence ATGGCATCTCTTATTCCTCCCGTCAATAGTCATGATCATATTGCAGGTGGCACCAGTGCGGCAACTGAACTGGTAGAATATGGCGACTTTCAATGTCCTTATTGTGCAGCCGCTTTTCTTATTGTAAAGGAAGTACAACAACGCGCAGGGGAAACACTGAAGTTTGTTTTCCGGAATTTTCCGCTGTCAGAATCGCATGAATATGCTATGGATGCTGCATTGGCAGCTGAAGCCGCCAGCCGGCAAGGCAAATACTGGGAAATGTTTGATGCGCTGTACAGCCATCAGCAACTTTTTAGTGAAACCCTTTTTTCACGGCTGGCAAAAGAACTTGACCTGGACCCCGAAAAATTTCGGGAAGACATGGAAGATAACACGCTGCTCAGCAAAGTAGAAGCTGATTTCGAAAGCGGTGTGCGCAGTGGTGTAAATGGCACACCCACTTTCTTTATCAATGGCAAACGCTATAATGGTGATTACAGTTTACTTACTTCCGCGATCCCCCACTGA
- a CDS encoding M56 family metallopeptidase — protein MVPAILIYLLKANIALTLFFLAYHIGLRRLTFYTLNRVYLIGGIILSSLFPLISIDDFINRHETIAGNVMTYVPDFSAWQAPAPVFTIWTALVYIFWVGVSLMAIRFSIQLFSLWKIHSRSERGEINGFRVHLLQQQVNPFSFFRQIYINPSLHKAMELPAILRHEKVHVRQWHSADVLLGELNNIFYWFNPGAWLMTTAIRENLEFITDRYLLRQGVDKTTYQYSLIKVSGIPYATAIANNFNFSHLKNRIIMMNKKKSSGYQLVRYLVSGMLVGGLVLSLNYSRATVAVQQVSHPEKTDTIPPTPQPAPLPPKAPKAPPAPPKASIIGVAPVPPAPPVPPAPPPAPKLDKLPDNAVYLLDGKLSNKIAVAALNSHDIETIEVWKNDDVKDEMVAKYGEKARNGVISIVTRKGPAAPKANVTVITGNKPDPLWVINGKIAPPTAMKEMNPADIEHIDVLKGQSATSLYGEKGANGVIIVTTKPGAAQGTTLKSGGDTTNVIRVVGFKSGVDLLDSIRVIK, from the coding sequence ATGGTACCTGCTATCTTAATATATCTGTTAAAAGCAAATATCGCCCTCACATTATTCTTTCTTGCTTATCATATCGGTTTGCGCAGGCTTACCTTTTATACGCTTAACAGAGTGTATCTAATAGGTGGGATCATTTTATCCTCCCTTTTCCCGCTCATTTCCATCGATGATTTTATCAACAGGCATGAAACCATTGCAGGAAATGTAATGACCTATGTACCTGATTTCAGCGCATGGCAGGCGCCTGCACCTGTTTTTACCATCTGGACGGCGCTGGTATATATTTTTTGGGTAGGGGTATCGCTAATGGCTATACGCTTTTCTATACAGCTTTTTTCATTATGGAAGATACACAGCCGGTCGGAACGTGGGGAGATAAACGGTTTCCGCGTACACCTGCTCCAACAGCAGGTAAATCCCTTCTCGTTTTTCCGGCAGATCTATATCAATCCCTCCCTGCACAAGGCCATGGAACTACCTGCCATACTGCGTCATGAAAAAGTGCATGTACGCCAGTGGCACAGCGCAGATGTTTTGCTGGGGGAACTGAACAATATTTTTTACTGGTTCAATCCGGGCGCCTGGCTCATGACCACTGCCATCCGTGAAAACCTCGAATTTATTACCGACAGATACCTGCTCCGGCAGGGCGTTGATAAAACAACTTATCAGTACAGCCTGATTAAAGTAAGTGGGATCCCATATGCGACGGCCATCGCAAACAATTTCAATTTCTCACATCTAAAAAACAGGATCATCATGATGAACAAGAAAAAATCATCAGGTTATCAGCTGGTGCGCTACCTGGTGTCAGGCATGCTGGTTGGTGGATTGGTACTATCACTCAATTACAGCCGGGCAACTGTTGCTGTGCAACAGGTAAGCCACCCGGAAAAAACAGATACGATTCCACCAACGCCGCAACCGGCCCCACTTCCACCTAAAGCACCCAAAGCACCACCGGCTCCGCCAAAAGCGTCCATCATCGGAGTGGCGCCTGTGCCTCCTGCACCACCCGTACCGCCTGCACCACCACCTGCGCCAAAGCTGGATAAACTTCCGGATAACGCAGTGTACCTGCTGGACGGAAAACTCAGCAACAAAATAGCAGTAGCTGCTTTGAATAGCCACGATATTGAAACAATAGAGGTATGGAAAAATGATGATGTGAAGGATGAAATGGTCGCAAAATATGGCGAAAAGGCAAGGAATGGAGTGATAAGCATTGTTACCAGGAAGGGTCCTGCCGCCCCCAAGGCTAACGTGACAGTTATAACAGGTAACAAACCTGATCCTTTATGGGTAATAAATGGGAAAATTGCACCGCCAACTGCTATGAAGGAGATGAACCCGGCTGATATAGAACATATAGATGTTCTGAAAGGTCAGTCAGCTACCAGTTTATATGGAGAGAAGGGAGCAAACGGGGTGATTATTGTTACCACAAAACCAGGTGCCGCTCAAGGAACGACTTTAAAGTCGGGTGGAGATACCACCAATGTTATCAGGGTGGTCGGCTTTAAATCAGGTGTAGATCTGCTGGATTCTATCCGGGTTATTAAATAA
- a CDS encoding BlaI/MecI/CopY family transcriptional regulator: protein MEKLTQQEEAAMLAIWKAGKGFVKDFLEIHIAPVPPYTTLASTIKNLEKKGFVASHKVGNVYEYTPLMEEAAYKKKFMNGFVKDYFENSYKELVSFFAKEKKISPDELKEIIRMIENGK, encoded by the coding sequence ATGGAAAAACTGACCCAACAGGAAGAAGCTGCTATGCTTGCTATCTGGAAAGCGGGAAAAGGTTTTGTGAAAGATTTTCTGGAAATACATATAGCACCGGTTCCTCCGTATACCACCCTGGCTTCTACCATTAAGAACCTGGAAAAGAAAGGATTTGTGGCAAGCCATAAGGTAGGTAACGTATATGAGTATACGCCATTAATGGAGGAAGCTGCCTATAAAAAGAAGTTTATGAATGGCTTTGTAAAAGACTATTTCGAAAACTCGTATAAAGAGCTGGTATCCTTCTTTGCAAAGGAGAAGAAGATCAGTCCTGATGAGCTGAAAGAAATAATCCGCATGATAGAAAACGGCAAATAA